A region of the Mus caroli chromosome 7, CAROLI_EIJ_v1.1, whole genome shotgun sequence genome:
actcaattccccaataaaagacatagactaatagactgtttacacaaacaggacccaacattttgggGCTTACAGggaacccacctcagggaaaaggacagacactacctcagagtgaaaggctggaaaacaattttccaagcaaatggtcagaagaaacaagctggagtagccattcttatatcgaataaaattgacttccaatccaaagttatcaaaagagacaaggaggggcacttcatactcattaaaggtaaaatcttccatgatgaactctcaattctgaatatctatgctccaaatacaagggcagccacattcattaaaggaactctagtaaagctcaaagcacacattgcacctcacacaataatagtgggagacttcaacaccccactctcatcaatggacagatcctggaaacagaaactaaacagagatacaaagacactaacagaagttatgaaacaaatggatttaattggtatctacagaacattttatcctaaaacaaaaggatacaccttcttctcagtgccacatggtaccttctccaaaattgaccatattggtcaattggtcacaaaacaggaatcaacagatacaaaaatattgaaattatcccatgcatcctatctgatcaccatggactaaggctgatcttcaataacaacataaataatagaaaaacaacattcacgtggaaactgaacaacactcaatgattccttggtcaaggatgaaataaagaaagaaattaaagactttttagagtttaatgaaaatgaagccacaatatagccaaacttatatatacatttaaagtcACACAAACGTATACCTTCTGCATACACATGCAGAAAGTGGGCTTCTATGGGGAGGAAAGACTTCAGTGAGAAGGGAGTGGGGGCAGAAGATGGGAGTGGTGTGGGAGGGCAAACAGTATATATGAAAATGAGATAATGAAATCATTGTTTCATTCTAAATTTTCAAAACTAATAGTCAGAAAACCTCAAAATACATGTTAGGGCAAGTGGTGATATTTATAAGCATAGAATTATTAGCTGAAACAACACAAATGTTCAATGAATCTAAAAACCTCACTGGCCCTTGCAGAATATGTTAAGTAGGAAATTACACCACCACTATACCATATTGGGGACATTCGGGTGATTTCCACATCTTAACTTAAggaggattttgttgttgttgtttggtttttgtttttaaagaaagattaacATATACTCATGCATTCCTGATGACATACCAAATTGTTTAAACTTTTCTTGGACAATAATCTATCAGCctgtataaaacatttaaaattgctTGTAAACTTTGACTCAGTGTCTTCACTTGTGTGAATATCTAATAAGACAGTTAAAGCAATAGACCACAGAAGATGAAAAATGTTGGTTAGACATTGTGTCAAGTGTATGAAACCAGAATGAATAATATTAACCAATAAGACAATGACTGAATACAATATGCTAACTCCATATAATGAAATACTAAATGTACAAGAAGTTTGCaacttgaaatttaaattttagagtaaaattataattaaaaatatttgattaggaagcatttaaagaaagatGATAAACATCTAACATACATTTTGTATAGGGATTTCAAGAAACCAAGAACCATTCAAGGACATTGTGAAGTTTTATTTGTAAACTCTAGTAATAACAAAAAGGTGATACAATTTTCAGAGCAAAATTGGCACTATTCAttacatatgtgagtgtgtttgagtgttgACTCAGAAGACAACTGAAAGaattttttcaacaaaataatttagaatATGTTATCTACTTGCAAGCatatttatgacatttttatggttttaaaaagatgtatgtatgtatgtatgtatgtatgtatgtatgtatgtatgtatgtatacaggtGCCCCAAAAGGCTAAAAGATGGTGTCACAGCATCAGattcacctggagctggagttacagttggttgtgagatACCTGACATGGGTATAGGGAACTGAAGTTGGGTACTCTCTAAGAACAGTACCATgttcgtaactgctgagccatttctctagctccatttTGGGCTTTTAATGGACAAAATTAAGTTATAGACATCCAATTATACATAAACTACCACACCTAAACAGTGGTGTGGTAAACGTAGAGATGGAAGTATTCAGCTATAGTTATTCATAAGAGTTATGAAGATTCATAAGAGTTATCCACAGAGTGTGATAGTTACATATTGTGATATTGAAAAGCTACATTATAAAACCatgtctggagctggagagatggcttagcagttatgagcacaggctgcttttccagaggacccaggttcagtttccagcaccaacatggtggctcagaatcatctttaactccagtgccaggagatcCAATATCTTtttgtggcctctgcatcactaggcacatatgtacacacaggcacaacacacatgcatataaataaaaataagtaaatctgaaTAATGAAACCAGGTTCATACAGTATACTTATGTTTCAGCTTTAAAATGCACTTGGAGGGTGAGGATGTAACTCAGTTTGTTGAGATCCTGCCCAGCATATACAAGTCTGGATTGGTACCACAGCCCTACATAAATGGGGCGTAGGGGAGCCTGGCTGTAATCTCAGAGCTTgtaaggtggaggcagaaggatctggagttcaaggtcatcttcaactacacagtgagttcaagggtagcctaggctacatgtgactctgtttcaaaacaaatttgaaaatgcAGTTTGTGTATAAGAACATAGAATAGGTTTTAGAAATTggtgctttaaatttttaatgttatcTTAGTGTGGAAGAAGATATTGCTTTTcatgtttctgtcttctttcaacTTTCTGTGCtaagaatgatttctttttttaataaaataatttctcatgtTTCATAATACCAAGCTAGTGGCGAGAGATGGTGTCTTTGAATTCCTGCCTCTTTTTCTTGACTTGTACCAAGACAAATGTTCTTATGATAGCCCTTAGAGGCCAACTCATATATACATCTTACAAAAATTTCCAAATGTCCAGATTCTCACTCTGCACCTGGCATGTCATTTTTGATTTATTAAAAggtttattaaatgtattttgtaggTTCAGTGCCCTTCAGTATCTTGGGAGCAACCTGAGAGTGGTGCCTGGATTGCACATAACTATTTGGTGCCAGTGTCTGACATAAGTCCTTGGCCCTATTAGGATTGTCCAAGAATTGATTTGGAACAAATTCTGCCCTTGAGTCACCCTCACAAGCTCCAGTGCTACCTTATGAAAAGTTTCACATGAGCCTTTGCTCCAAACCCACAGAGATTTACACAGCCCTCTAAGGCCCAGCTCTTGGATTTAAGCTGGCCCTTCAGCTTGGACCTGGCTAGAAGAACAGAATTTTCttgaaaatacagaagtagagaAATATGAGTAATTGAGAACTCATTGCCAAGAACTAAAGATAACTTCCCCAAACACTTGACTTTGAATTAATTGTCCAGCCGCTTACATAGCTGGCACCTCTGCTTGTGTCCAGGGGAGAAACTGGATGCtcttaaagaaggaaaaagagagttCCACTTTGCCTTAGCAGAGAGGTAAGAAAAGTTTGTTCACATAATttcagagaagacaaaaagatTTTCCATCTATAGGATGTCTATAGATGCTGGAAATGGTCTGGATGGCACACAGACTTCATTTTAATAAATCTCCATAGCAACCGTAAGAATTCAAGGTTATCTAAGAAACCAGAAAGAACATGGGAGAATAGATCAGcttgatgggtgtgtgtgtatgtggaagaaTAAAGGGATAAAATGGAAGAGATGAATATGTTTAAACCTCATATTCAAAAGTAATTGCCTATGTTTATCTCAATACTGTGCAATAATTATATACcaataagatatttttaaaaagaaaaaaatgggcaaCAACTTCATTCTGGAGACAAATATATGAGTTTTGTAATTCCAGAACCTATGCAGACAGTAATGGATAAGAACCAGCTTAGTGTCACTTCTGCTCTTCATTTTAATAAGTCTccattgcattttttttaagttggcaGTATATCTCAGTAATAACAGTATTAAAACACAGAACAGAACATCTTTGCTTATGTCTCTCCTAAGTGAAGACACCATCAAATCTAGCTGTGTGATGTAAAGGTGAGTGCTATCttgttaaacttttaaaaatgcccttggtgtttatgtatgcatgccATTGTGAGGTATTCACGATGGAAAACACTTTCTTATTCTTATCATGGTAAAAGTACTTACAGAGCATGCTATGGCTTGCCATCTCTAAGTCACCCAATGCATGGAACACAGGTGATAGGTGAAAGCTATGATATAGTAGTGTCTTTATGagctaggcatgatggtgcatgcctgccatcccagggattgagaagcagaggcagataatCAAGACTATATTTCACTATATCGTGAGTCTGAAGCCAGGATGGGCTACTTTCACTCTCCACTCATGCTTTGAAACATCTTTGACGCTTCCCAAATTGTCCGGTACCATTTTCAATCCTGTCATCGTTCTTAAGAAAACCAGTCAGGGTCATTGGGCATCTTACGTTATTAGAGAGGGAAGGTAATATAAAGAAGCTTTCAGGAGAAGTTATATCAGCTGCAGGGAGTATATACGGGAAAGGATGAGAGGGAAATGACCAAGGGATAAGTGGACCAGACGAGGAAATCAATACAATGGAGGAGGAAAAGTATGTAGTGGAAGATTAACAGGCGCTAGTTTCAGAACCACGGTCAGCTCTAGGAGTCCAATGAAGGGCTACAGGGCACAGTCCCAGGAACCTGACAGCAACAGAGACAGCTCCAGGGCCCATTGAACTCTTGTTTCAGGTACAACACATTTCTGCTGGTGACACTGGTTAGACTAAGGGGATCCATCCTGATTGGTGCAAAGTGTGCTGGCCTGAAAGCACTTTTAGCAGCGTCTTTGAGTCTCacttgggtttatttattttagaagaaaaagtattgcttttgtatttataaacaatacttttaaattaaaaacgatttgtgtgtgtgtgtgtgtgtgtgtgtgtgcgtgcatgcgtgcatgcgtgtgtgtgtgtgtgtgtgtgtgtgtgtgtgtgtgtatggagagcagaggacaatttgtgagtctgttctctttttccaccaaGTGGGTGTTAGAGATCAAACTTGGGTTATTAGGCTGGGTGGCAAGCCTCTTTACTCACTCACTGGACCATCTTGCTGGCTtaacaatatttttcaaaatttatcagcatcagcatcattgtgtgtttgtgtgtataatgGGGGAGggctgcaggcacacacatgccacaacaTGCATGTGGACATCAAAAGACAACCTTCAGAAGTCAGTTTTATCCTTGCCCAAGGACTCTAGGAATGGAAGTAGGATTGCCAGGTTTTGCACGCCAAGCTCTTtacccatctttccagccttggAACAATATGACTTTAAGACATTTTTTAAGTGATTAATATCAGTGGCATAGTTatcctttttttatttcctcaggatTATGTTTCTGAGATTGGTCACCAAGGATGCTAGCTAGACTCACTTACTAATAAACTAGCATTCCATTATATAAAAGGGGCTTCGTATCAGTTCTACCATTGAACATTTGCAGAGTTTAGATACCTTATTCTGGGCACCAAAATGTTGTGGTTAGTGTGACTTCTCATGAAGCAACCACATGCTACAACTTGTTAGATAAGGGTTACTTCATTTCTCATGAGTCAATACCCATCTAGGCTCCCACCAGCCTGGAAAAACCCATATAGTAAAGCTCAATGTGCCCAAGTGTTCATATACAGACATCTCTATGGGTGTAAAAACCGGTATCTCATTTCAACTTCAGTTTCCATTTCCTTGTTTCTAGTAACATGAGACATGGTCCTAGCTTTAAGTTAATTTTGGTTGAAACAGGTTAAAATAGCCACTCTAAGATAGTGGCTCTCGACCCATGGGTTGAGACCACTCTGGGGGTCATttaccagatatcctgcatatcagatatttatattactattcataacagtagcaaaattacagttaagtagcaacaaaatcatctttatggttgggagtcacagcaacataaggaactgcattaaagggcctcagcattaggaaggttgagaaataGTGTTCTaggcgtctctctctctctctctctctctctctctctctaagactcTGCTTCTTGCACCAGTCAAccaatattttttatatattttatggagAAACCCTTTGTCAATAACACACAGTGGGGGCATTTTCCAAGCTTGTATCTTTTGGTGATCAGAATTTCTTTAGAtcattaaattttcaaattttacaaGGCCgatgttttatatatttgtaatgtttcttccttttattgaaaataggctcttttctcagaaaatatattttgattatggtttccctttCCTTTACTCCTCCagttccttccacctcctcttccatctggacccactccctttctgtctcccagaAAAGATAGGGCTTTTAAgagataaaatataacaaaataaaatacaataggataaaacaaaaaccattcatTGGACAGGATAatccaacagaaggaaaagatcctAAGAGAAGTCACAAGAATCTGAGATCCATTCCTTCACACACTCAGAAATCTGGTAAAAACACTAAACTTCAAGATATATAtttgcagaggatctgatgcaTAACCacgcaggccctgtgcttgctgcttcaatCTCTGTGAATCCATAAAATCTTTGACAAGACAGATGTTTTAAGGGTTCTTCCTTTAGTATTATTGTTTTATGTACATCAAAGGCTATAAATTCATGctaaaaattttctaaaattttagagatttttattttgcataaacattaaattttggcaatttcatacatgtgtacaataCTATGAACATGTTCACCCCAGCTGCCCTCTCTtgcccccctcccactcctgacTGCTCCTTAATTTCTCACAATTAGACCCTTCTTATTTTGGGGTCACACTTTATGTTTAGTTCTATCTTGCATAGGTAGCCATATCTGTGTCGCTGTTCTGGATTGCACGCTCCAGATGCAggcaggaggtcagaggactccTCCACACTTCCCAGCCGGGCagtctctctccctgtgttttGCTGATGCTCTGAGGGGCTTCTCTGGCAGAGAAGCTTATGCTTCTGCATTATGTGGCAGTAAGTACAGAAATTCTTAGCTCCTCTAATGCTGGGGATACATGACCGGTGAGTGGTCAGCCAAGTCCCAtcacattcatatttttatttgattaatgTTTGagcttttggtgtgtgtgtgtggtggtggggcttttccttgtttctgttgtttggtgTGGATAACTGATTATCCAGGCACAGGCTTTCCTGACCCATGTGGAATGGTTTCCCACAATTTCAACACTGGGTTTACTTTCTTTCTTGTCAttcaagaataaattaaaacattactTTCCTGCCCAGTGAAGTGTTCTCTTAGTCTTAAAATCGTCTCCTCCAGGCCTGCACAACTATATGCATTGTTGGCCTGCACTATTTCTTTAGCAGCCATCCTCTGGCATTCTctcaatgtgtgtttgtgtgtgtgtctgtgtgtgtgtgtgtgtgtgtgtgtgtgtctgtgtgtctgtgggggggcataagtgtgtgcatgtgtgtgcataagtgtgtgcatgtgtgtgtgcatatgcatgtgcatttgtgcatgcatgtggaattGATATTGGGTGACTTGCTAAGTCTCTCTCTACCGTAGTTTTGGGGACAGAGCCTTCCACTGACCTGTGGGATACCAGTTTGTCTAAGCTACCTGGCCAGCAAAATACAGGGATCCACCCATTTCCTCCCTAATGCCCGTGCTGGAGTTAAAGCTGTGTGCTGTGTAtctaaactcaggccctcatgctggTGAGACAGACACTTTAATGACAGATATCCCCCTAGTGCCTACTGTCTAATTTTTACATTTGACCCTCTATTTGAGTTCTTAAATCTCTCATTACctagaatattaaaatatcaaaagattGAAAACACTCACTCCTCCCTCACTGTTTTATTACAGGAATCTGGTACAGGTAATATACTAGACATTTGTTAGTTAATAGGCACAAACACTGTACATTTGATACTGAACTCCATGGTATCAGTAGCACAGAACAGGACTTGTCATCACTTCTTTGACCATGGTATTTCCTGTTTATGAGCTCCAGAGCAgtcctgtgtgtgcatggtttgATCAATGTCGAAACATTTAAAGAACTAAAACACACCTGATGTTTATGTTTCAAGTATTCTTTATACCCTAAGTTATGCTCAATATGCCTAGTTTCTTTCCTTTACAAGACTGCTGGGTATGGAAGAGTATCATACTGGTATATGAGTGATTGCTAAGCAagcaagaggacccaagtttgtatatgcagaactcacataaaaagtcTAAGGTGTaggtgcctgtaattccagcatggaaaggcaaagacaggtggatctttagAGCTCACTTGCTAGGCTAACCAATTCTGTGAGCTTacagttcagtgagaaaccctgtctgaaggCAAAATGGTGGAAAGTGATAGAGGAAGGCCCTTATATTGTACTATGGCCTCTGCATACAttcacaggtgcacatgcatactcatgtgcatgcaaaacacacaagcacaggcacacatatgcatgtgctgacacagagacatacacacctatgcatgtgcatacacacatatgcatatatgaacacacaaagatttaaatacacacacccaCTATTCTTGAAGGATTTCCTTTACCCAAGCTCTATGTGTTTCAGTTACCATATTGTTCTGAtaaaatgaggggctggagagatggcatagtgCTTATGAgctcttgctgcttttgcagaggacccagattggattttcagcacccacatggcaactcacaaccattcCAAGTTCCAGGTCTTGGTGATCCAAGGCATTGTAGTGACCTTtgtaggcaccaggcaggcacatgatgcacatatgtatgtgtaagccaaatacttatatacctaaaataaataaatcaatctaaatGGTTCTTCTCTGTCCAACATAGTCTGCACTCATGAAAATTGTCatgaaaagattattttatactggtatctatctatctatctatctatctatctatctatctatctatctatctatctatctacctatcgatcgatcgatcgatctatctatctatcctttatAAATGATGACAGTTAAGAGAGCTATATACTCAGAAAAGACAGTTGTAAGTCTTATTTGAAATAGAGCGTACAACTTCTTGGGAGGGTTTTGAAGAAAGAACCCTGACCCAGAAATGATCATTTAAGGTcattaaaagcaagaaaatattccttattttataaaacacagtctCATCTATTgctatatttaaatatcatgaaGGGTTTGGGATGTGGTTAAGTGCTACAGTTCTTATGTAAGATGAGCAAAGccctggttcaattctcagctgtgcaaaaacccaacccaaaccaaaccaaaaactaaacATTCACAAGACCTAAGGGCTTTGTGAGGATGGATTTTACGGtttaatttcttttagatttatttattttatattatatgtatgatggttttgcctgcatgtgcatgcctgcttctctcagaggtcagaagaaaaaaattcacctggaactggagttacagatggctatggACTGCCATGTGGGCatcaggaatcaaacccaggtcttctgcaagagcagccagtgcttttaacgaCTGAGTCATCTTCAAGCTCCTTGGCTCTGTTTTTACCAATGCAGTAACTGGGGGTCACAAATACTGGATATCTTTCTTAGAATTTAAGTCTCAGTAAGTTCCTGTGTGTGTCAATTTTCCATTTCTGGTTTGTAATTTTCCAGTTTCTCCTTATTGCTTTGCCTGCCACAGGTCAATCCCTTGCTAAGTTGGTTCAACTCTAAGAAGATTTAACCATAGCTACCTTTATACTTTTGAACAGACCAGTGTATTTATaaacccatttctttcttcacttaGATGGAGAGATCTCTACAACTGGCCAATAGGTCTGATGACCAGGATTTTATTCTACTGGGTTTGTCTGCCAGTAAAGACATTAAGGACGGCCTGTTTGTTATATTTCTGACTCTCTACCTGCTAATCTTCCTAGAGAATATGTTAGTTATCTACCTCATCAGCAGTCACCATGAGTTGCTCCACAAACCCATGTACTTCTTCTTGGGCAATCTCAGCTGCCTGGAAATGTGCTATGTGTCAGTCACCATGCCCACCCTCCTCGTGGGCCTGAGGTCCAGCCCTTACCATGTGTCCTTCTCATTCTGCATGGCTCAACTGTTTTTATTCATGTCTTTCATTGGCACCAAGTGCACcctcctggcctccatggcctatgaccgctatgtggccatctgctgTCCACTGCACTACTCAGTGATCATGAGGCCCCAGGTATGTTGGGGATTGGCCTTGTCCTCCTGGGTGGGTGGACTGTTGGTTTCTGCGATCAAGACCACATGCATTGCCAATCTGTCCTACTGTGGTCCCAATGTCCTCAaccatttcttctgtgatgtCTCCCCTCTGCTCAATTTGTCCTGTACCCATGTGGCCCTTACAGAGCTGATCGACTTTATCTCAGCCATCATCATCTTCTGTGGGTCATTGCTGGTTGCTCTGGCCTCTTATGTGGCTATTGGTAGGGTGTTGATCAAAATGCCTTCAGCAGCTGCAAGCCACAAAGCCCTCTCCACCTGTGCCTCCCACCTCCTTGTAATGGGTCTTTTTTACTCTGTTGTCCTCTTTATGTATTCCAGGCCCAGTCATGTCAAATCCACAGACCTCAACAAGGTGCTGTCAGTCATCTACACGGTGGCTACACCCATGTGCAGCCCAATCATCTACTGTTTGAGGAATAGGGAGGTCCATGCAGTGTTGAGGAGAACCCCTTGTctgtgctgagatttttttttttcgagacagggtttctctgtgtagccttggctgttctggaactcactttgtagaccaggctggcctcgaacttagaaatctgcctgcctctgcctcccaagtgctgggattaaaggagtgtgccaccatgcctggctctgtgcTGAGATTCTTGAGAGAGCTGATGTCCTTTCTCTCCTTGTTTGGAAACCAATTCATGGCCAAATACACATAAAGAAATTCCAAAGAAACATGATAGATGTTTCTAGAACATTTTATAAAAGGACTTCTTAGAGACAACATGAAAAATAGGAATATTGCAGGGGCtgacaggatggctcagtgggtaaagacactttctctcaagcctgatgacccaggtCCCCAGGACTCACATTATAAAAGGGTGGACTGATATCTGCAGGTTGACCTCTGATTTTCACACATGCATGGTGGCATGCATGTACTCTAAtatacagacagaaagaaaaaaaagtgtcttagggttacctttgctgtgatgaaacaccatgaccaaagcaacttgggggcagaaagggtttatttggctttcactTCCACATTATTGTTCattgttgaaggaagtcaggacaggaactcaaatagagCAGGAGTGGATACAAAGGCTGCTTACTCATCATGGCTTATACAACTCAGGATCACCAGCCTAGGGGGtgataccacccacaatgggctgtgccctcccaCATCATTAATTAAGCTCCACATTCTTGCCTGCAGCCAGATCTTATCGAAGcattttctcctctcagatgactatagtttgtgtcaaggtgatataaaactagccagcacagaagaaaaagaaaagaaggaaagaagaatggaaggaaggaaagaagaaagagtggaaggaaggaaacattcctgaataaaaacaaaataaaaagttgtgTACAGGAATATCAACAAAGAAATATATCTGCCCAGTAAATGCCAGAAAGGTCAAAATCTTGTCTATTTAATACAAACTTGAAAGAAGGTTATCATTTATTCTTTGCATTCAAACACATATATGCTACATATATCTTTAAGTAGAAATAGTgaacaaaatatacatttatgaatGGTTACTGCAAAACTGACATTTGGAAATGAtactatacaaataaatatttgaaattattggAAATAACTCAAAGATCCacttatttacatttataatatgCACATTGTGAAAGGATTAAACTGAATCTGTCATTACTGACATGGGGGAGTCAGCCCAGGTAGGTGGTTGAGttgaaaataaaagagacaatTACATGATTGTGTCATTCTTATAAGGCAACAATGACAATGATAGTGATAGGAGTAACTATTTACACTGGTATGTATCTAGAAAGGATTCTGAGAGAATATGTTATATAGTATAATTAGCTGCTGCCAGAACTGTTTTGTTAATGAACAGGACCATGGGAAAccagaattttctattttatatggtTACTATTTTACATTAAGTTGGCATTAGCTTCATAattgaattaataaatgaattaattaaaagaggaaataagctatatgtggtggttcatgccttaaatctcagcactctggaggcaatattttgtgagttcaagaccagcttggtctacaaagcaagtaccaggttagccagggctacatagtaagatgtTGTCTGAatcaaaaagagagaggaaacagaaataaaagaatgacCTTGACTTAATGACTTGCTCATCAAACTGGAAGATTTTGGAA
Encoded here:
- the LOC110297649 gene encoding olfactory receptor 5-like — its product is MERSLQLANRSDDQDFILLGLSASKDIKDGLFVIFLTLYLLIFLENMLVIYLISSHHELLHKPMYFFLGNLSCLEMCYVSVTMPTLLVGLRSSPYHVSFSFCMAQLFLFMSFIGTKCTLLASMAYDRYVAICCPLHYSVIMRPQVCWGLALSSWVGGLLVSAIKTTCIANLSYCGPNVLNHFFCDVSPLLNLSCTHVALTELIDFISAIIIFCGSLLVALASYVAIGRVLIKMPSAAASHKALSTCASHLLVMGLFYSVVLFMYSRPSHVKSTDLNKVLSVIYTVATPMCSPIIYCLRNREVHAVLRRTPCLC